One genomic region from Enoplosus armatus isolate fEnoArm2 chromosome 17, fEnoArm2.hap1, whole genome shotgun sequence encodes:
- the mpp3a gene encoding MAGUK p55 subfamily member 3 — protein sequence MKEAMPVLTAGAGLHETLALLTSQLRPDANHKEDMVFLKDVFSERSLGYLMKIHEKLRQYERQSPTPVLHSASSLAEDVAEELQSGPMSTEEKELLHLLTSPHLKAVLSVHDTVAQKNFDPVLPPLPDDFEDELEEESVKIVRLVKNKEPLGATIRRDDPTGTVIVARIMRGGAADRSGLVHVGDELREVNGVSVIHKRPDEISQLLSQSQGSITLKIIPAIKEEDRLKESKVHMRALFDYIPLEDKATPCQEAGLPFKRGDILQVVTQDDPTWWQAKRVGDSNLRAGLIPSKQFQERRLAYRMKMGTLPNPKSPKKPVYDQGCDKEDCDCEGYFNGQYIVSPKCKAVAPSCGQVFSWEFYSAGLRRSFRLSRKDRQGSSGEGSDPGDPDFLTYEEVTRYQQRPHERPRLVVLIGSLGARINELKQRVIAENPHRFAVAVPHTTRPKKPHEKEGVEYHFVTKQQFDADALNNKFIEHGEYKENQYGTSIEAIRSVQAKNKMCVVDVQPEALKRLRTAEFKPYVIFVKPRVPESRRRRSAATSPGGGEHGRVTDEDLQEMRQSAIQIDQQYGHLVDRVLIKEDSASACAELRGILERLERESFWVPVSWVRT from the exons ATGAAAGAAGCCATGCCGGTCCTCACAGCAGGAGCGG GGCTACATGAGACGCTGGCCCTGCTGACCTCTCAGCTGCGTCCCGATGCCAATCACAAGGAGGACATGGTCTTCCTCAAAGATGTCTTCAGTGAGAGGAGCTTGGGATACCTCATGAAG ATTCACGAGAAGTTGAGACAGTATGAGAGACAGAGTCCAACACCCGTCCTCCACAGTGCCTCTTCTCTGGCAGAGGAT gtggcagaggagctgcagagtggACCAATGagcacagaggagaaggagctgctgcacctgctgaCGTCCCCACATCTCAAG GCCGTTCTCTCGGTGCACGACACCGTGGCTCAGAAGAACTTTGACCCCGTGCTGCCGCCGCTGCCGGACGACTTCGAGGACGAGCTGGAGGAAGAGTCGGTGAAGATCGTCAGGCTGGTGAAGAACAAGGAGCCTCTG GGAGCCACCATCAGGCGGGATGACCCCACCGGGACGGTGATCGTGGCTCGGATCATGAGAGGAGGTGCAGCTGACCGAAGTG gTTTGGTCCATGTAGGAGATGAACTCAGGGAGGTCAACGGAGTCTCTGTGATCCACAAGAGGCCTGATGAGATCAGTCAGCTGCTG TCCCAGTCCCAGGGCTCCATCACTCTCAAGATAATCCCTGCCATTAAAGAAGAGGACCGCCTGAAGGAGAGCAAG GTGCACATGAGAGCCTTGTTTGACTACATCCCACTGGAAGACAAAGCGACTCCTTGCCAAGAAGCAGGACTTCCCTTCAAGCGGGGAGACATCCTGCAGGTCGTGACCCAAGACGACCCCACGTGGTGGCAGGCCAAGCGTGTGGGAGACAGCAACCTGCGGGCCGGACTCATCCCCTCCAAACAGTTCCAGGAGAG GCGACTGGCCTACAGGATGAAAATGGGCACACTCCCGAATCCAAAATCCCCTAAAAAGCCTGTCT ACGACCAAGGATGTGACAAAG AGGACTGTGACTGTGAGGGCTATTTCAATGGACAGTACATAG TCTCTCCTAAGTGTAAAGCAGTGGCGCCCTCCTGTGGCCAGGTGTTTTCCTGGGAATTTTATTCAG CTGGTTTACGGAGGAGTTTCCGGCTGAGTCGTAAGGACAGGCAAGGATCCTCTGGAGAGGGCTCTGATCCTGGAGACCCCGACTTCCTGACCTATGAAGAGGTGACCCGCTACCAGCAGAGGCCCCACGAGAGGCCCCGTCTGGTGGTTCTGATCG GTTCTCTTGGAGCACGAATCAATGAACTCAAGCAGCGGGTGATTGCTGAAAACCCACATCGTTTTGCAGTGGCTGTACCGC ATACCACCAGGCCCAAGAAACCTCATGAGAAGGAGGGTGTGGAGTACCACTTCGTCACCAAACAGCAATTTGATGCAGATGCTTTAAACAACAA GTTCATAGAGCACGGGGAGTACAAGGAGAACCAGTATGGCACCAGTATAGAAGCTATCCGCTCTGTACAGGCCAAGAATAAGATGTGCGTAGTGGACGTGCAGCCTGAG GCCCTGAAGAGGCTGCGGACAGCGGAGTTCAAGCCCTATGTAATATTTGTCAAACCTCGCGTTCCTGAGAGCAGACGTCGCCGCAGTGCTGCCACCTCACCAGGAGGGGGAGAACATGGCCGCGTTACG GACGAAGACCTCCAGGAGATGCGCCAGTCTGCCATTCAGATTGATCAGCAGTATGGACACCTGGTGGACCGGGTTCTGATCAAGGAGGACTCAGCCAGTGCCTGTGCAGAACTGCGAGGTATCTTGGAGAGGCTGGAGCGAGAGTCCTTCTGGGTGCCTGTCAGCTGGGTGCGGACCTAA